One Streptomyces lincolnensis genomic region harbors:
- the gap gene encoding type I glyceraldehyde-3-phosphate dehydrogenase, whose protein sequence is MTRIAINGFGRIGRNVLRALLERDSTLEVVAVNDLTEPATLARLLAYDSTAGRLGRPVTVDGNTLVVDGRRITVLAEREPAQLPWADLGVDLVLEATGRFTSAKAARAHLDAGARKVLVSAPSDGADVTLAYGVNTDAYDPQVHTIVSNASCTTNALAPLAAVLDELAGIEHGFMTTVHAYTQEQNLQDGPHRDPRRARAAGVNIVPTTTGAAKAIGLVLPNLDGRLSGDSIRVPVPVGSIVELNTTVARDVTREDVLTAYREAAEGRLAGVLEYSEDPLVSSDITGNPASSIFDSALTRVDGRHVKVVAWYDNEWGFSNRVIDTLELLAAG, encoded by the coding sequence ATGACTCGCATCGCCATCAACGGATTCGGCCGCATCGGACGCAACGTGCTGCGCGCCCTGCTCGAACGCGACAGCACCCTCGAAGTCGTCGCGGTCAACGACCTCACGGAGCCCGCCACCCTCGCCCGACTGCTGGCCTACGACAGCACGGCCGGACGGCTCGGTCGTCCGGTGACCGTCGACGGCAACACCCTCGTCGTGGACGGCCGCCGTATCACCGTGCTCGCCGAGCGCGAGCCGGCGCAGCTGCCGTGGGCCGACCTCGGTGTCGACCTCGTCCTGGAGGCCACCGGCCGCTTCACCTCGGCCAAGGCCGCCCGCGCCCACCTCGACGCGGGCGCGCGGAAGGTGCTGGTCAGCGCGCCGTCGGACGGTGCCGACGTCACGCTGGCGTACGGGGTCAACACCGACGCCTACGACCCGCAGGTGCACACGATCGTCTCGAACGCCTCCTGCACGACCAACGCGCTCGCCCCGCTGGCCGCGGTCCTCGACGAACTCGCCGGGATCGAGCACGGGTTCATGACGACCGTGCACGCCTACACGCAGGAACAGAACCTTCAGGACGGCCCGCACCGCGACCCCCGGCGGGCCCGGGCCGCCGGGGTGAACATCGTGCCGACCACGACCGGAGCCGCCAAGGCGATCGGCCTGGTGCTGCCGAACCTGGACGGCAGGCTGTCGGGCGACTCCATCCGGGTGCCGGTCCCGGTGGGTTCGATCGTCGAGCTCAACACGACCGTCGCCCGTGACGTGACCCGCGAGGACGTCCTGACGGCGTACCGGGAGGCGGCCGAGGGGCGGCTCGCGGGCGTCCTGGAGTACTCGGAGGACCCGCTGGTCTCTTCCGACATCACCGGCAACCCGGCCTCGTCGATCTTCGACTCGGCCCTCACCCGCGTCGACGGCCGCCATGTGAAGGTGGTCGCCTGGTACGACAACGAGTGGGGCTTCTCGAACCGGGTGATCGACACCCTCGAACTGCTCGCGGCCGGCTGA
- a CDS encoding DUF397 domain-containing protein codes for MTIADGSVYNGMPACDLGEQGWESPWSGPNGGQCVQTKQLADGRVALRQSTDPTGPALIYTPEEIAAFVQGIKRGLADHLTAH; via the coding sequence ATGACCATCGCCGACGGCAGTGTGTACAACGGGATGCCCGCCTGTGACCTCGGCGAGCAGGGCTGGGAGAGCCCGTGGAGCGGCCCCAACGGGGGCCAGTGCGTGCAGACCAAGCAACTCGCCGACGGCCGCGTCGCCCTGCGGCAGTCGACCGATCCCACCGGTCCCGCGCTGATCTACACACCCGAGGAGATCGCCGCATTCGTCCAGGGGATCAAGAGAGGTCTCGCCGATCACCTGACGGCCCACTAG
- a CDS encoding SAM-dependent methyltransferase: MSNTHAARGIDTSRPHSARMYDYYLGGKDHFDIDKQAAETVAAAYPGIFVCARENRAFMHRATRVLAREHGIRQWLDIGTGIPTEPNLHQVAQSVVPEARVVYADNDPLVLKYAERLMRSTPQGRTTYIEADVNDPESLLNAPELSDVLDLDRPVALSLNALMHFVTDAQDPYGIVGRLLAALPSGSALALSHCTPDFDPATWQKVTDIYTGAGTPVRFRSQKDVVRFFDGLDLLDPGVTIGHRWRPDVSDGSDPAEAPTDAEVSLWTGVGIKP, encoded by the coding sequence ATGAGCAACACCCACGCCGCACGGGGCATCGACACCAGCAGGCCGCACTCCGCCCGCATGTACGACTACTACCTCGGCGGCAAGGACCACTTCGACATCGACAAGCAGGCCGCCGAGACGGTCGCCGCCGCCTACCCCGGCATCTTCGTGTGCGCCCGCGAGAACCGGGCCTTCATGCACCGCGCCACCCGCGTCCTCGCCCGCGAGCACGGCATCCGCCAGTGGCTCGACATCGGCACCGGCATCCCCACCGAGCCGAACCTGCACCAGGTCGCCCAGAGTGTCGTACCCGAGGCGCGCGTGGTGTACGCCGACAACGACCCGCTCGTCCTGAAGTACGCCGAGCGCCTCATGCGCAGCACCCCGCAGGGCCGCACCACCTACATCGAGGCCGACGTCAACGACCCGGAGTCGCTGCTCAACGCGCCCGAGCTGTCCGACGTCCTGGACCTGGACCGGCCGGTGGCCCTGTCGCTCAACGCGCTCATGCACTTCGTCACCGACGCGCAGGACCCCTACGGCATCGTCGGCCGACTGCTCGCCGCGCTCCCCTCGGGCAGCGCGCTGGCCCTCAGCCACTGCACACCCGACTTCGACCCGGCCACCTGGCAGAAGGTCACCGACATCTACACCGGCGCGGGGACTCCGGTGCGGTTCCGCAGCCAGAAGGACGTCGTACGCTTCTTCGACGGGCTCGACCTGCTCGACCCGGGCGTCACCATCGGCCACCGCTGGCGCCCCGACGTCTCCGACGGCTCGGATCCCGCCGAGGCGCCGACGGACGCCGAGGTCAGCCTGTGGACCGGGGTCGGCATCAAGCCCTGA